One part of the Ursus arctos isolate Adak ecotype North America unplaced genomic scaffold, UrsArc2.0 scaffold_14, whole genome shotgun sequence genome encodes these proteins:
- the MED9 gene encoding mediator of RNA polymerase II transcription subunit 9, whose protein sequence is MASAGVAAGRQAEDALPPPAEPPLPETKPLPPSQPPPPVAAPQPHQSPAPRPQSPAGVKEEENYSFLPLVHNIIKCMDKDSPDIHQDLNALKTKFQEMRKVISTMPGIQLSPEQQQQQLQRLREQVRTKNELLQKYKSLCMFEIPKE, encoded by the exons ATGGCCTCCGCCGGGGTGGCCGCCGGGCGACAGGCCGAGGATGCGTTACCGCCGCCGGCCGAGCCGCCGCTGCCCGAGACGAAGCCGCTGCCGCCTTCGCAGCCGCCGCCTCCGGTCGCCGCGCCTCAGCCTCATCAGTCGCCGGCGCCGAGGCCTCAGTCACCCGCCGGcgtgaaggaggaggagaattaCTCCTTTTTACCTTTGGTTCACAACATCATCAAATG TATGGACAAGGACAGCCCAGACATCCACCAGGACCTGAACGCCCTCAAGACCAAGTTCCAGGAGATGCGCAAGGTCATCAGCACCATGCCGGGCATCCAGCTGAGTcccgagcagcagcagcagcagctgcagcgcCTGCGGGAGCAAGTCAGGACCAAGAACGAGCTGCTCCAGAAGTACAAGAGCCTCTGCATGTTTGAGATCCCCAAGGAGTAG
- the RASD1 gene encoding dexamethasone-induced Ras-related protein 1 isoform X1, which yields MKLAAMIKKMCPSDSELSIPAKNCYRMVILGSSKVGKTAIVSRFLTGRFEDAYTPTIEDFHRKFYSIRGEVYQLDILDTSGNHPFPAMRRLSILTGDVFILVFSLDNRDSFEEVQRLKQQILDTKSCLKNKTKENMDVPLVICGNKGDRDFYREVEQREIEQLVGDDPQRCAYFEISAKKNSSLDQMFRALFAMAKLPSEMSPDLHRKVSVQYCDALPKKALRSRKLLRAGSGGGDPGDAFGIVAPFARRPSVHSDLMYIREKASGGSQAKDKERCVIS from the exons ATGAAACTGGCCGCGATGATCAAGAAGATGTGCCCGAGTGACTCGGAGCTGAGTATCCCGGCCAAGAACTGCTACCGCATGGTCATCCTCGGCTCGTCCAAGGTGGGCAAGACGGCCATCGTGTCGCGCTTCCTCACGGGCCGCTTCGAGGACGCCTACACGCCCACCATCGAGGACTTCCACCGCAAGTTCTACTCCATCCGCGGCGAGGTCTACCAGCTCGACATCCTCGACACGTCCGGCAACCACCCGTTCCCCGCCATGCGACGCCTCTCCATCCTCACCG GAGACGTTTTCATCCTGGTGTTCAGCCTGGACAACCGCGACTCCTTCGAGGAGGTGCAGAGGCTCAAGCAGCAGATCCTGGACACCAAGTCTTGCCTCAAGAACAAAACCAAGGAGAACATGGACGTGCCCCTGGTCATCTGCGGCAACAAGGGTGACCGGGACTTCTACCGCGAGGTGGAGCAGCGCGAGATCGAGCAGCTGGTGGGCGACGACCCCCAGCGCTGCGCCTACTTCGAGATCTCGGCCAAGAAGAACAGCAGCCTGGACCAGATGTTCCGGGCGCTCTTCGCCATGGCCAAGCTGCCCAGCGAGATGAGCCCGGACCTGCACCGCAAGGTGTCGGTGCAGTATTGCGACGCGCTGCCCAAGAAGGCGCTGCGGAGCCGGAAGCTGCTGCGGGCCGGCAGCGGTGGCGGGGACCCCGGCGACGCCTTCGGCATCGTGGCGCCCTTCGCGCGCCGGCCGAGCGTGCACAGCGACCTCATGTACATCCGCGAGAAGGCCAGCGGCGGCAGCCAGGCCAAGGACAAGGAGCGCTGCGTCATCAGCTAG
- the RASD1 gene encoding dexamethasone-induced Ras-related protein 1 isoform X2 has protein sequence MKLAAMIKKMCPSDSELSIPAKNCYRMVILGSSKVGKTAIVSRFLTGRFEDAYTPTIEDFHRKFYSIRGEVYQLDILDTSGNHPFPAMRRLSILTDPGHQVLPQEQNQGEHGRAPGHLRQQG, from the exons ATGAAACTGGCCGCGATGATCAAGAAGATGTGCCCGAGTGACTCGGAGCTGAGTATCCCGGCCAAGAACTGCTACCGCATGGTCATCCTCGGCTCGTCCAAGGTGGGCAAGACGGCCATCGTGTCGCGCTTCCTCACGGGCCGCTTCGAGGACGCCTACACGCCCACCATCGAGGACTTCCACCGCAAGTTCTACTCCATCCGCGGCGAGGTCTACCAGCTCGACATCCTCGACACGTCCGGCAACCACCCGTTCCCCGCCATGCGACGCCTCTCCATCCTCACCG ATCCTGGACACCAAGTCTTGCCTCAAGAACAAAACCAAGGAGAACATGGACGTGCCCCTGGTCATCTGCGGCAACAAGGGTGA